Proteins encoded by one window of Rutidosis leptorrhynchoides isolate AG116_Rl617_1_P2 chromosome 7, CSIRO_AGI_Rlap_v1, whole genome shotgun sequence:
- the LOC139857363 gene encoding probable serine protease EDA2, with amino-acid sequence MRSLVLFVGSLLMMMMMIYMCNGLLTTRLNHMSSSNYITKDVFWFNQTLDHFSPYDHRKFQQRYYEYLDNFRIPDGPIFLVICGESACGGISNDYITVLAKKFEAAIVTLEHRYYGKSSPVESFTTENLKYLSSKQALFDLAAFRQYYQESLNLKLNRKKVDNPWFVFGISYAGALSAWFRLKFPHLTCGSLASSGVVHAILDFYQYDQQMGESTGPECKAILQEVTQLVENQLDSNGEAIKNKFGAPTLKVDGDFMYYLADAAAVAIQYGNPDKLCTPMTNAKKAGDDLVDAYAKYVNEYYVGSFGVNIESYTQEYLKKTSSGDRLWWFQVCTEVAYFQTAPANDSIRSSKIDLRYHLDLCKNVFGEGIYPVVNSTNLYYGGTDIAGSKIVFTNGSQDPWRHASKQVSSPNMPSYIVNCKNCGHGSDLRGCPQSPLVPEGNSKNCSNPDAVNKVRQQMIEQIDLWLSQCHSTGRSSM; translated from the exons atgagatcTTTGGTGTTATTTGTTGGGTcattactgatgatgatgatgatgatatatatgtgTAATGGGTTATTAACAACTAGACTTAATCATATGAGTAGCAGCAATTATATAACCAAAGATGTGTTTTGGTTCAATCAGACTTTAGATCACTTTTCTCCTTAT GATCATCGTAAATTTCAGCAAAGGTACTACGAATACTTGGACAATTTTAGGATCCCTGATGGACCGATCTTTTTAGTAATATGCGGTGAATCTGCATGTGGAGGAATATCTAATGACTACATCACT GTTTTGGCGAAAAAGTTCGAAGCTGCTATTGTTACTCTCGAGCATCGGTACTATGGAAAAAGTTCACCGGTCGAATCTTTTACTACGGAAAATCTTAAATATCTTTCGTCTAAGCAGGCACTTTTTGACTTGGCCGCTTTTCGTCAATATTATCAG GAATCTTTAAATTTGAAGCTCAATAGAAAAAAAGTTGATAACCCTTGGTTTGTTTTTGGTATCTCGTATGCCGGAGCTCTTAGTGCGTGGTTTCGTCTTAAATTTCCTCATTTAACATGTGGAAGTCTTGCTAGTTCGGGCGTAGTTCATGCGATTCTTGACTTCTATCAATACGATCAACAG ATGGGTGAGTCGACCGGGCCAGAATGTAAAGCTATTTTACAAGAAGTTACTCAATTAGTTGAAAATCAGCTCGATTCAAACGGTGAAGCAATCAAGAACAAATTTGGTGCCCCCACG TTAAAAGTCGATGGTGACTTCATGTATTATCTGGCTGACGCTGCAGCTGTCGCC ATTCAATATGGAAATCCAGATAAACTTTGCACCCCGATGACCAACGCTAAGAAGGCCGGAGATGATCTAGTg GATGCGTATGCAAAATATGTAAATGAATATTATGTCGGTAGCTTTGGAGTTAACATCGAGTCGTACACTCAAGAATACCTGAAAAAAACTAGTAGTGGGGACCGTTTATGGTGGTTTCAAGTGTGTACCGAAGTTGCATATTTCCAAACGGCACCTGCTAATGATAGTATACGCTCTTCAAAGATCGACCTAAG GTATCATTTGGATCTATGCAAAAATGTTTTTGGAGAAGGTATCTATCCGGTCGTTAATTCAACAAATCTGTACTATGGGGGCACTGACATTGCAG GTTCGAAGATAGTTTTTACAAACGGGTCACAAGATCCATGGCGACATGCATCCAAACAAGTCTCGTCTCCAAATA TGCCATCTTACATTGTCAATTGTAAAAATTGTGGCCATGGAAGTGATCTTAGAGGATGCCCCCAGTCTCCTTTAGTTCCCGAAG GAAATTCAAAAAATTGTAGTAACCCTGATGCGGTTAATAAAGTGAGGCAGCAGATGATAGAACAGATAGACTTGTGGCTGTCTCAATGCCATTCTACTGGTAGGAGTTCAATGTAA